In the genome of Mycobacterium kansasii ATCC 12478, one region contains:
- a CDS encoding histidine phosphatase family protein: MQLLLVRHALPLRSEHGEGSDPDLSETGIAQVARLPEALARFPISRVVSSPQRRAIQTAEPVAAALDLSVDIDDRFAEYDRDLPVYIPVEQIREENPQEWARMAQGQLPSAVDEDAFRARVRAAVDHVVVSADPDETVAAFSHGGVINVVLHEILGTARLLSFPIDYASVTRLLFSRSGQATVVTVNATEHVWDLLPRNRRLLGGDAGRRTG; this comes from the coding sequence ATGCAACTGCTTCTGGTCCGTCATGCTTTGCCGCTGCGCAGCGAACACGGCGAAGGTTCGGATCCGGACCTGTCGGAGACCGGCATAGCCCAGGTGGCGCGGCTACCCGAGGCGCTGGCCAGGTTCCCCATCTCGCGGGTGGTGAGCAGCCCACAGCGCCGCGCCATCCAGACCGCGGAACCGGTCGCGGCGGCGCTCGACCTGTCGGTCGACATCGACGACCGATTCGCCGAATATGACCGCGACCTTCCCGTGTACATCCCTGTCGAGCAGATCCGTGAAGAAAACCCGCAGGAATGGGCGCGCATGGCTCAGGGGCAGCTGCCCAGCGCCGTCGACGAGGATGCCTTCCGCGCGCGGGTCCGCGCGGCTGTCGACCACGTGGTCGTCAGCGCCGATCCGGACGAGACCGTCGCGGCGTTCAGCCACGGCGGGGTGATCAACGTGGTGCTGCACGAGATCCTGGGAACGGCACGCCTATTGTCATTCCCCATCGACTACGCCTCGGTGACTCGGCTGTTGTTCTCCAGGTCCGGTCAGGCGACGGTGGTGACTGTCAATGCGACCGAACATGTGTGGGACCTATTGCCCCGGAACCGGCGCCTGCTCGGCGGCGATGCGGGCCGTCGCACGGGCTGA
- a CDS encoding phosphotransferase family protein: MTTASGTQLDAGVIGRWLDTNGAPGGGAEPELEQLSGGSQNTLYLIRRGDQRMVLRMPGPRADAARVDGLLREIRLVRALSGTDVPHAELIGADETASVLGMPFYVMRAIDGWSPMDGGWQAPFDTDLDARRGLAFQLVEGAAKLGRVDWRAQGLDGFGRPEGFHERQVDRWLGFLAAYQVRELPGLQEAADWLRRNRPAHYTPGIMHGDYQFANVMFAHGAPARLAAIVDWEMTTVGDPLLDLAWALLGYDGEEPRADGFYLDMRGMPRRSELLAHYEAVSGLSTEHIDYYLVLANWKLGIVLEKTYAAAVRPGPHQVDPKVTETFATMVPQLIATAAELAKAR; encoded by the coding sequence ATGACGACTGCCAGCGGAACGCAGCTGGACGCCGGCGTGATCGGTCGTTGGCTCGATACGAACGGCGCCCCGGGCGGTGGTGCGGAACCGGAACTCGAGCAGCTGAGCGGCGGATCCCAGAACACGCTGTACCTGATTCGGCGCGGCGATCAACGCATGGTGCTGCGGATGCCCGGACCCCGGGCGGACGCGGCCCGGGTCGACGGGTTGCTGCGGGAAATCCGGCTGGTGCGGGCGCTGTCGGGCACCGATGTGCCGCATGCCGAGTTGATCGGCGCCGACGAGACCGCTTCGGTGCTGGGCATGCCGTTCTACGTGATGCGGGCCATCGACGGGTGGAGCCCGATGGACGGCGGGTGGCAGGCGCCGTTCGACACCGACCTCGATGCCCGGCGCGGGCTGGCGTTCCAGCTCGTCGAGGGTGCCGCCAAGCTGGGCCGGGTGGATTGGCGCGCGCAGGGTCTCGACGGGTTCGGCCGTCCGGAGGGTTTCCATGAACGGCAGGTCGATCGCTGGCTGGGTTTCCTGGCCGCCTATCAGGTGCGCGAATTACCCGGCCTGCAGGAGGCCGCCGACTGGCTGCGCCGCAACCGCCCCGCGCACTACACGCCGGGCATCATGCACGGCGACTATCAATTCGCCAACGTCATGTTCGCGCACGGCGCGCCGGCCCGGCTGGCCGCGATCGTGGACTGGGAGATGACGACGGTGGGCGATCCGCTGCTGGACCTGGCCTGGGCGCTGCTGGGCTACGACGGCGAGGAGCCGCGCGCCGACGGGTTCTATCTCGACATGCGCGGCATGCCCAGGCGCAGTGAGCTGCTGGCGCACTACGAGGCGGTCAGCGGGCTGTCCACCGAGCACATCGACTACTACCTGGTGCTGGCCAACTGGAAACTCGGGATCGTGCTGGAGAAGACGTATGCGGCCGCGGTTCGGCCCGGACCGCACCAGGTGGATCCCAAGGTCACCGAAACCTTCGCGACGATGGTCCCCCAGCTCATCGCCACCGCGGCCGAACTCGCCAAGGCCCGCTGA
- a CDS encoding SDR family NAD(P)-dependent oxidoreductase — MGYADQLFDLTGQVVLITGGSRGLGREMAFAVARCGADVVIASRNLDNCVATAAEIEAETGRTAMAHQVHVGRWDQLDGLVAAAYERFGRVDTLINNAGMSPLYDKLTDVTEKLFDAVVNLNLKGPFRLSALVGERMVAAGRGSIINVSSTGSLRPGADIIPYAAAKAGLNAMTEGFARAFGPTVRVNTLMAGPFLTDISKAWNLEQASQNPFGHLSLRRAGNPPEIVGAALFLASDASSFTTGSVVRADGGIP, encoded by the coding sequence ATGGGTTATGCGGATCAGCTTTTCGACCTCACCGGCCAGGTGGTGCTGATCACCGGCGGCAGCCGCGGATTGGGCCGCGAAATGGCCTTCGCCGTCGCCCGCTGCGGTGCCGACGTGGTGATCGCCAGCCGCAACCTGGACAACTGCGTGGCCACCGCCGCCGAGATCGAAGCCGAGACCGGTCGCACCGCGATGGCTCACCAAGTGCACGTAGGACGCTGGGATCAGCTCGACGGGCTGGTCGCGGCCGCCTACGAACGGTTCGGCAGGGTCGACACGCTGATCAACAATGCCGGCATGTCGCCGCTGTACGACAAGCTCACCGACGTCACCGAGAAGCTGTTCGACGCCGTCGTCAACCTCAACCTCAAAGGGCCGTTCCGGTTGTCGGCACTGGTAGGCGAACGGATGGTGGCGGCCGGACGCGGGTCGATAATCAACGTCAGCTCCACCGGTTCGCTGCGGCCGGGCGCGGACATCATCCCCTACGCTGCGGCCAAGGCGGGACTCAATGCGATGACGGAAGGTTTCGCCCGGGCGTTCGGGCCTACGGTGCGGGTCAACACGCTGATGGCCGGACCGTTTCTGACCGATATCAGCAAGGCCTGGAATCTGGAGCAGGCAAGCCAGAATCCGTTCGGACACCTTTCGTTGCGCAGGGCCGGAAATCCACCCGAGATCGTCGGCGCCGCTCTGTTTCTCGCGTCCGACGCGTCCAGTTTCACCACCGGCTCAGTTGTCCGGGCCGACGGTGGAATCCCCTGA
- a CDS encoding acyl-CoA dehydrogenase family protein produces the protein MPWDFSTEPEFEKKLDWIRGFVRDEVEPLEVLFPGCEFLPLDDQRRRIVDPLKQQVRDQGLWAPHLSPELGGQGFGAVKLTLINEILGRSPWAPIVFGTQAPDTGNAEIIARFGTQEQKDRYLQGLLSGEIFSCFSMTEPQGGADPRVFTTRAVRDGDGWVITGRKYFSSNASVASFFIVVAITDPDVAVHRGASTFLVPAGTAGLTIEANHHLVGALPHEPGHSLVRYDAVRVGPDALLGEPGQGFMILQTRLAGGRLHHAMRSIGMAQRAIEMMARRAKSRFTQGSSLADKQLVQAFIADSYTELMPFRLAVLHAAWLIDTAGEHAARAEIGACKILASQVLKSIGLRAIQVHGALGTTDQLPLVNVLLGGVALGLADGPTEAHKVNLARLLLKNYDAEDAERPSEMLDVRREAARAKYGDLVDHVPALPSSS, from the coding sequence GTGCCTTGGGACTTCTCCACCGAACCGGAATTCGAGAAGAAGCTCGACTGGATTCGCGGATTCGTGCGCGACGAGGTGGAACCCCTCGAAGTGCTGTTCCCGGGCTGCGAGTTCCTGCCACTCGACGACCAACGCCGGCGTATCGTCGATCCGCTCAAGCAGCAGGTTCGCGACCAGGGATTGTGGGCGCCGCATTTGAGTCCAGAACTGGGTGGGCAGGGCTTCGGTGCGGTGAAGCTGACGCTGATCAACGAGATCCTTGGCCGCAGCCCGTGGGCGCCGATAGTGTTCGGCACCCAGGCACCCGACACCGGCAACGCCGAAATCATCGCGCGCTTCGGCACCCAGGAGCAGAAGGACCGCTATCTGCAGGGCCTGCTTTCCGGTGAGATCTTTTCCTGCTTCTCCATGACCGAACCTCAAGGCGGCGCCGACCCGCGGGTGTTCACCACCCGTGCCGTCCGTGACGGTGACGGTTGGGTGATCACCGGGCGAAAGTACTTCTCGTCCAACGCATCCGTCGCATCATTCTTCATCGTGGTCGCCATCACCGATCCCGACGTGGCCGTGCATCGCGGCGCCTCGACATTCCTGGTCCCGGCCGGAACCGCGGGGCTGACCATCGAGGCCAACCATCACCTGGTGGGCGCGTTACCGCACGAGCCCGGACATTCGCTGGTGCGATACGACGCCGTGCGGGTGGGACCGGACGCGCTGCTTGGCGAACCCGGACAGGGCTTCATGATCCTGCAGACCCGACTGGCCGGTGGCCGGTTGCATCACGCGATGCGCTCGATCGGGATGGCGCAACGCGCCATCGAGATGATGGCACGCCGGGCGAAAAGCCGCTTCACACAGGGTAGTTCGTTGGCCGACAAGCAGCTGGTGCAAGCGTTCATCGCCGACTCCTACACCGAGCTGATGCCGTTCCGGCTGGCCGTGCTGCATGCGGCCTGGCTGATCGACACCGCCGGCGAGCATGCGGCGCGAGCCGAGATCGGTGCCTGCAAGATCCTCGCGTCGCAAGTGCTCAAATCGATTGGGCTACGCGCCATCCAGGTGCACGGCGCGTTGGGCACCACCGATCAGCTGCCGCTGGTCAACGTCCTGCTCGGCGGGGTGGCCCTCGGCCTGGCCGACGGGCCCACCGAAGCACACAAGGTCAACCTGGCCCGGCTGCTGCTGAAGAACTACGACGCCGAAGACGCCGAGCGGCCCAGCGAAATGCTGGACGTCCGCCGCGAGGCCGCCCGAGCCAAATATGGCGACCTCGTGGATCACGTTCCCGCCCTTCCCTCTTCGTCGTGA
- a CDS encoding NADPH:quinone oxidoreductase family protein, with product MRAVVCRAYGPPEDLVVCDVPDPVPGPGQLLVRVHAAAVNFPDVLLIAGKYQIRIPVPFTPGSELAGEVLTAGAGAPFAPGQRVFGTTAVGAFAERALLDAASATLVPDDADLASAAAFGVTYRTAYHALRSVGQVSEGDWVVVLGAAGGVGLAAVDLAVAMGARVLAAASSPDKLELCAQRGAQATVDYDHEDLKTRIRALTDDSARLVIDPVGGRYSEPALRGLARGGTFITLGYAAGTIPAIPLNLVLLKGITVRGMEIRTFASDHPAEAARDLDELAQLFAAGTVRPYIGARFPLADTAAALRYVAERKVLGKVVIDVA from the coding sequence ATGCGTGCGGTCGTCTGCCGTGCGTACGGTCCGCCCGAGGACCTGGTTGTCTGCGACGTTCCCGACCCCGTCCCGGGGCCCGGCCAGCTCCTGGTGCGGGTGCACGCCGCCGCGGTCAACTTTCCCGATGTGCTGTTGATCGCGGGCAAGTACCAGATCCGGATCCCGGTGCCGTTCACACCGGGCAGCGAGCTCGCCGGCGAGGTGCTGACCGCCGGTGCGGGAGCGCCGTTTGCTCCCGGGCAGCGGGTTTTCGGGACCACGGCCGTCGGCGCGTTCGCCGAGCGGGCGCTCCTGGACGCGGCCTCGGCGACGCTCGTTCCCGACGACGCCGACCTGGCTTCGGCCGCCGCGTTCGGGGTCACCTACCGCACCGCGTATCACGCGTTGCGCTCGGTTGGGCAGGTGTCGGAAGGGGATTGGGTGGTGGTGCTGGGCGCCGCCGGGGGCGTGGGTCTTGCCGCCGTCGATCTGGCGGTCGCCATGGGCGCCCGTGTGCTGGCCGCCGCCTCCAGCCCGGACAAGCTGGAGTTGTGCGCGCAGCGGGGCGCGCAGGCGACCGTCGACTACGACCACGAGGACCTGAAAACCCGCATCCGAGCACTCACCGACGACAGTGCGCGCCTGGTGATCGACCCCGTGGGAGGCCGCTACTCGGAGCCGGCATTGCGTGGCCTGGCCCGCGGCGGAACATTCATCACCCTCGGCTACGCCGCCGGCACCATCCCGGCGATCCCGCTCAACCTCGTGCTGCTCAAGGGCATCACCGTGCGCGGCATGGAGATACGCACCTTTGCCAGTGACCACCCCGCCGAGGCCGCCCGGGACCTCGACGAGTTGGCGCAGCTGTTCGCCGCCGGCACGGTCCGGCCCTACATCGGCGCACGTTTTCCGTTGGCCGACACCGCCGCGGCCCTGCGCTATGTGGCCGAGCGCAAAGTCCTGGGCAAAGTGGTCATCGACGTCGCCTGA
- a CDS encoding alkyl/aryl-sulfatase encodes MPVNVKPPSAAIESAHREYVPPSDDPTDFDNADRGFIAALSPCVIKSADGRVVWDNDAYSFLSGPAPTSVHPSLWRQSRLAAKQGLFEVVPGIYQVRGFDISNISFVEGDTGTIVIDPLVSTEVAAAALDLYRTHRGGDRPVVAVIYTHSHVDHFGGVLGVTTQADVDAGKVSVLAPEGFTAHAVQENIYAGGAMMRRAGYMYGSYLPRGPRGQVGCGLGQTLSTGEVSLIVPTVDIRQTGEIHTIDGVEIEFQMAPGSEAPAEMHFYFPRFRALCMAENATHNLHNLLTLRGALVRDPRAWSGYLTEAIETFADRADVVFASHHWPTWGHDNIVEYLSQQRDMYSYLHDQTLRLLNQGYTGVEIAEMFQMPPALDRAWHTHGYYGSVSHNVKAIYQRYMGWFDGNPGRLWPYPPEAIAPRYVEAMGGIDRVVELADKAIADGDFRWAATLLDHAVFTDSNHAAARQRYADTLEQLAYGAENATWRNFFLSGATELRDGNLGTSGQAPSSTFFDQLTLDQIFDVVAISINGPRAWDLDLAIDFSFAEPAENYRLTLRNGVLIHRKVAADPATANATVTVGNKVRLVTAALGDISSPGFEVSGDESVLQTFLSVLDQPNPAFNIVTP; translated from the coding sequence TTGCCGGTGAACGTCAAACCCCCTTCTGCGGCCATCGAGTCCGCCCATCGCGAATATGTTCCCCCGAGCGATGACCCAACCGACTTTGACAATGCCGATCGCGGATTCATTGCGGCATTGTCCCCGTGCGTCATCAAGTCGGCCGACGGCCGCGTGGTTTGGGACAACGACGCGTATTCATTCCTCAGCGGACCCGCGCCTACATCGGTGCATCCCAGCCTGTGGCGGCAATCGAGACTGGCCGCCAAACAAGGCTTGTTCGAAGTGGTGCCCGGTATCTACCAGGTCCGTGGCTTCGACATTTCCAATATCAGCTTCGTCGAGGGCGATACCGGCACCATCGTCATCGATCCGTTGGTCTCCACCGAGGTCGCCGCCGCGGCGCTGGATTTGTATCGCACCCACCGCGGCGGTGACCGCCCCGTCGTCGCGGTGATCTACACCCACAGCCACGTCGATCATTTCGGGGGCGTGCTGGGCGTCACGACACAGGCCGACGTCGACGCCGGCAAGGTCTCGGTGCTGGCCCCGGAAGGTTTCACCGCGCACGCAGTCCAGGAGAACATCTACGCCGGCGGCGCCATGATGCGACGCGCCGGCTACATGTATGGCTCCTACTTGCCGCGCGGCCCCCGGGGGCAGGTCGGCTGCGGTCTGGGGCAGACACTTTCGACCGGTGAGGTGTCGCTCATCGTGCCGACCGTCGACATCAGGCAGACCGGCGAGATACACACCATCGACGGGGTGGAGATCGAGTTCCAGATGGCGCCGGGCAGCGAAGCCCCCGCCGAAATGCACTTCTATTTCCCGCGCTTCCGCGCGCTGTGCATGGCCGAGAACGCCACCCACAACCTGCACAACCTGCTGACGTTGCGGGGGGCGCTGGTGCGCGACCCGCGCGCCTGGTCGGGCTATCTCACCGAGGCGATCGAGACGTTTGCCGATCGCGCCGACGTCGTGTTCGCCTCGCACCACTGGCCAACTTGGGGGCACGACAACATCGTCGAGTACTTGTCGCAGCAACGCGACATGTATTCCTATCTGCACGACCAGACGCTGCGGCTGCTGAACCAGGGGTACACGGGTGTCGAGATCGCCGAAATGTTCCAGATGCCGCCGGCGCTGGACCGGGCGTGGCATACCCACGGCTACTACGGGTCGGTCAGCCACAATGTGAAGGCGATCTACCAGCGCTACATGGGCTGGTTCGACGGCAACCCGGGCAGGTTGTGGCCCTACCCGCCGGAAGCCATCGCTCCCCGTTACGTCGAGGCGATGGGAGGCATCGACCGGGTCGTCGAGCTGGCCGACAAAGCCATTGCTGATGGCGACTTCCGTTGGGCGGCAACCCTTCTCGATCATGCCGTGTTCACCGACAGCAACCACGCCGCGGCCCGGCAACGCTACGCCGACACATTGGAACAGCTCGCCTACGGTGCGGAGAATGCGACCTGGCGTAACTTCTTTTTGTCGGGGGCGACGGAGCTGCGGGATGGCAACCTCGGCACGTCGGGGCAGGCGCCGTCGTCGACGTTCTTCGACCAGCTGACCCTGGACCAGATCTTCGATGTGGTGGCCATCAGCATCAACGGCCCGCGTGCCTGGGACCTGGATCTTGCGATCGACTTCAGCTTCGCCGAGCCGGCCGAAAATTATCGGTTGACCCTGCGCAACGGTGTGCTGATCCATCGCAAGGTCGCCGCCGACCCGGCGACGGCGAACGCGACCGTGACGGTAGGCAACAAGGTTCGGCTAGTTACGGCGGCGCTGGGCGACATCAGCTCACCGGGTTTCGAGGTGTCCGGCGACGAGTCGGTGCTGCAGACCTTCCTGAGCGTCCTCGATCAGCCCAACCCGGCTTTCAACATCGTGACGCCGTAG
- a CDS encoding lipoprotein LpqH codes for MKRGLTVAVAGAAILAAGLSGCSSNKSTSSGGSSSSAATSTSTGGGGGASGTKVIIDGQDQHVTGSVVCTTAAGNVNIAIGGAATGIAAVLTDANPPEVKSVGLGNVNGVTLGYTSGTGQGKAEASKSGNTYKITGTATGVDMANPMQPVNKPFEIDVTCP; via the coding sequence GTGAAGCGTGGACTGACGGTGGCGGTTGCCGGAGCGGCTATTCTGGCCGCGGGCCTTTCTGGATGTTCGAGCAACAAATCGACCAGTAGCGGCGGAAGCTCCAGCAGCGCCGCCACCTCGACAAGCACCGGTGGCGGTGGCGGGGCCTCGGGCACGAAGGTCATCATCGACGGTCAGGACCAGCACGTGACCGGCTCGGTCGTCTGCACGACGGCGGCCGGCAACGTCAACATCGCGATCGGTGGGGCAGCCACCGGCATCGCCGCCGTGCTCACCGACGCCAACCCACCCGAGGTGAAGTCGGTCGGCCTGGGCAACGTCAACGGCGTGACCCTCGGATACACCTCCGGCACCGGCCAGGGCAAAGCCGAGGCGAGCAAGAGCGGCAACACCTACAAGATCACCGGCACGGCGACCGGCGTCGACATGGCCAACCCGATGCAGCCGGTGAACAAGCCGTTCGAAATCGACGTCACCTGCCCCTAG